TGCGACGCGCAGGGCGTCGCGCTTCCGGCGGCTCTCCGGCCTCACCTGGCGTGGCATGGTCCGCGACGGGCTCGCCCTGCGGCACGGCAAGGACCTGACCTGGAGCCAGGTCCTGCTCGCCGCGAACATCCCGATGCTGCTCAAGGCGTCCATGGTGGACGGTCGTACGGACCTGGGCGTGATGGCGTCCGGGCAGGTCGCCGGAGTGATCGACGACCTGCCCTCGTGCGCGGAGCTGGTGGAGCGGATCATGGCGGAGGCCGAGGAGACCCGTCGGCGTCTCACAGCCTCTCGATGATCGTCACATTGGCCTGTCCGCCGCCCTCGCACATGGTCTGCAGGCCGAACCGGCCGCCGGTGCGCTCCAGTTCGTGCAGCAGGGTCGTCATCAGCTTCACGCCGGTCGCGCCGAGCGGGTGGCCCAGGGCGATGGCACCGCCGTTGACGTTGACCTTCTCCGGGTCCGCACCCGTCTCCTTCAGCCAGGCCAGGACGACCGGGGCGAAGGCCTCGTTGATCTCCACGAGGTCGATGTCGCCGATGGTCATGCCGGTCTTCTTCAGGGCGTGGGCGGTGGCCGGGATGGGGGCGGTGAGCATGCGGATCGGGTCCTCGCCGCGCACCGAGAGGTGGTGCACGCGCGCGCGGGGGGTGAGCCCGTGTTCGCGCACGGCCCGCTCGGAGGCCAGCAGCATCGCCGCCGCCCCGTCGGAGACCTGCGAGGAGCAGGCGGCGGTGATCGTGCCGCCGTCGACGACCGGCTTCAGTCCGGCCATCTTCTCCAGTGAGGTGTCCCGGCGCGGGCCCTCGTCGGCGGTGACGTCCCCGTACGGCACGGTCTCGCGGTCGAAGCGGCCCTCGTCGATCGC
The genomic region above belongs to Streptomyces coeruleorubidus and contains:
- a CDS encoding acetyl-CoA C-acetyltransferase, which produces MAEAYIVEAVRTPVGRRGGGLSAVHPADLGAHVLKELMSRSGVDPAAVEDVVLGCLDAVGPQAGDIARTCWLAAGLPEEVPGVTVDRQCGSSQQAVHFAAQAVLSGTQDLVVAGGVQNMSMIPIAFATRQAAEPLGLTEGPFAGSAGWRARYGDKPVNQFVGAEMIAAKWGISRQDQEEFALRSHQRAVRAIDEGRFDRETVPYGDVTADEGPRRDTSLEKMAGLKPVVDGGTITAACSSQVSDGAAAMLLASERAVREHGLTPRARVHHLSVRGEDPIRMLTAPIPATAHALKKTGMTIGDIDLVEINEAFAPVVLAWLKETGADPEKVNVNGGAIALGHPLGATGVKLMTTLLHELERTGGRFGLQTMCEGGGQANVTIIERL